Genomic DNA from Tenuifilum sp. 4138str:
CCCTCAGCTCCGCTACCCCGCGCGCGCTCCCCTCCGAAAGCGGGTGCAAAAGTAGAAAAGCGTTTTTAATTACGCAAGAGGATTTTAAAAAAAACAAGATTTTTTTTAAAAAAAAGTTACATATTATTGACTATCAATGTCAATTTTTACAAGAAAATTATGAAGGTGTTGTCAAATCAACTCAAGTGCATTGGATTTTGAAGTATGTGTCGGAATGAATCGGAATGAATCGGAATGAATCGGAATAGACGGAATATGATGGAGTTAGAGGAAGTTAGAGGAAGTTCAATTCCGTAAAACGTGAACCGTGAAACGTGAACCGGAAGAATTAACAATATAGCTGTTTTAGAGGATGTTAGAGGATATTCAAATCCGTTAAACGTGAACCGTGAACCGGAAGAATTAAGACTATGACAGAGCTAGAGGAAGTTAGAGGGAAAATATTAAATCAAAACCTTAGATTAACAAATTTACCGCAAAAAAATAGGAACACAGAAACATTTTTAGAGGAATTTCCAACTACTCAACTTGAAGTTCGTCAAACGTAATAAGTTTTTTCCTGTCCTCATCCCATAACCTCAACCTGAAAGATCTTAATATCTCCCTAAATGAGAGTGGCTTAATATGTGAAAACATCTCGTTCTCATCGTGGCATTTCTGAAGCTTATAGTTAGGAATCCTTGGGCTTAGGTGATGAATATGATGATACCCAATGTTACCGCTAAACCATTGTAAAACCTTAGGGAGCTTAAGGAATGAACTTCCCTCTAGAGCAACCGATTGATAGTCCCATTCATGGGAGCGCTTCCATACTACCCTTTCAAATTGATGTTGAACGTAAAAAAGCCAAACACCTGCAATTGATGCAAAATAGATTATGGGTAGCTGTATCAAAATAAATTCACGCCAACCTATCCACCACATCAGTAATACAATTGTACCAACGATAGCGATATTGGAAAGATGAATATACATCTGTTGCTTAAAGTTCATGTACGACTTTGGTATTCTGTACTGAATAAGAAATAGAAGAATTGGGGCAATTGCAAAAAGGAAAAGCGGATGCCTATAAATTCTGTACTTTAATTTACCCCACTTTGTTAGTTCAAGGTACTCCTTAACCGTTAGGGTTTCAACATCGCCAATACCACGCTTATCGAGGTTGCCAATGGTAGAGTGATGAATGAAGTGATCGCGATGCCAGCGATGGTAAGGAGTAAATACCATTAACCCAAGGGGTATTCCCACTAATCGATTTAACCTTTCAGTTCTAAAAAAGGAACCGTGCCCACAATCGTGAAAAATGATGAAAATTCGAACAAGAAAGCCTGCTGCAATGAGGGAAAGTGCTAGGGTCAACCAGTATGATACTTTCAAACTATGGTACATAGCCACCCAAAGAGCAAAATAGGGCAGAACGGAATTTATTACCTGCCACCAGCTTTTTAGATGGTCGGGATAGTTGTACCTTGAAATAACTTCAACCCAGTTTTGCATATTTCAGAATAGTAATTCAGTTTAATAATTTTATTTAAAGTATCTCTTAATATACATGAGTTATGGAAGAAATTCAAGACTTACGATACAAAAGAGCAAGGGTTTGTAACAAATATTAACAGTGGATAAATATTCTCAGAACCGATGATTAACTAATAAAAAAGGGGCTAAAAGCCCCTTTTTTATTGAAACCATACAGGTTATTTTTTGGGGATATTCTTGAGTGTTTCAACCAAAAAGTCCCAAAACTTTTGAACGGTTGCAATGTTTACCTTCTCATCGGGTGAATGGGGGTGACGGATGGTTGGTCCAAATGAAATCATATCCCAGTTAGGGTAAACACCACCTAGCAAGCCGCATTCTAACCCTGCATGAATTGCCTTAATTTCCGGCACTTTGCCAAATTTTTTATTGTAAACATCCTGCATTACCTTGAGTATGGCTGAATTTGGATTAGGTTTCCACCCAGGGTAGCCCCCGGTAAAATTAATGTTAGCACCTGCGAGTTCAAAAATGGCAGCCATTTTTTGAGCTAATGCATCCTTTGAGGAATCAACTGAGCTGCGCAGCAAGCACTGGCCTTTTACTTTTTCGCCATCGGTGTAAACGCGTGCAAGGTTGTTGGAGGTTTCAACCAAACCTGGGATTGAGTCACTCATTCGAACAACGCCGTTAGGGCAGCCAAAAAAGGCTCTGATAACCTTTGTTTGTTTTTGGCTGTCAATAACTGTTGAAGGATTTCCTGTTTTTTCCGAGGTGAACGAAAGCGATGGTTCACTTAAAGCAAACTCTGATTTATAAATACTTTCATACTCTTTAACGGCTTTTTCAAATGCAGTAGCTTTATCAGCAGAAACAACAACAACGGCAAAGGCTTCGCGTGGAATAGCATTACGCAAGCTCCCGCCATCGATTGAAGCAATGCGTACTCCGAATTCCTTCTCGGCATTGTAAAGGAAGCGGAAAAGGAGTTTAATGGAGTTACCACGACCAAGGTTAATATCCATACCGGAGTGTCCTCCCTTTAGTCCTGTAATGGCAAGCTTATAGGCAGTGGTACCTTGGGGTACAGACTCAAGTTTGGTATTAAACTCAATGTTGGCATCCAGTCCACCAGCACAACCCACGTAGAGTTCACCTTCGTCCTCGGAGTCCATGTTGATAAGGATATCACCCTTAAGCAGGCCGGGTTTTAACCCAAAAGCCCCGGTCATTCCAGTCTCCTCGTCAATGGTGAAAAGTGCTTCAACAGGGCCATGTACTAAGTCAGTTGCTTCCAGCACAGCCATAGCAGCCGCCACACCTATACCGTTGTCGGCTCCAAGAGTTGTGCCATTGGCTGTTACCCATTCCCCATCAACATAAGCTTCAATTGGGTCCTTTTCAAAATCGTGAACTTTATCGTTATTCTTTTGGGGTACCATATCGAGGTGGCCCTGAAGAATAACACCTTTACGATCCTCCATGCCCGGAGTAGCCGGCTTGCGGATGATAACGTTCCCTACTTCATCAATAATGGTTTCGAGCCCAAGATCTTTCCCAAATTTTACTACAAAATCAATTACAGCCTTCTCGCTTTTTGATGGGCGAGGAATTTGCGTTAAGCTATGGAAATGTTTCCAAACACGCTGTGGTTCAAGTTTGAAGATTTCTTTATTCATATCAACCTAATTGTTTAAATTTTTAATTTGATTGGCCTTAAAGATACCAATTATTAACCAACATAACAAACTGCTGTTTTAAAACATCAATCTATGCCCCCAAACATGCAACTATACCAAAAAATCAACGTAATAAAACGGGCATAAAAAATAATTGACGTGTCAGTAGTTTTTCAAGTTGAATGGCATAAACGCGTTTCTTCCACAAACGATGTTTGTCAACAGTATGCTACAAAAGGTGCAGATGAAGGAATAGTTGTAGCGGCTGAATTTCAGGAGCAAGGGCGAGGACAGCGAGGTAACGCATGGGAAAGCCAAGAGGGGCAAAACCTCACCTTTAGCGTTTTACTTCGCCCAAATTTCCTACCCGTTGCTGAACAATTCTACCTTTCAAAAGCAATATCGCTTGCAGTTTCCGATTGGCTTGTAGCCTATGTGACAAACAAACCAGTAAAAATTAAATGGCCAAACGATATATATATAGGTGATAGTAAAGTTTGCGGAATACTCATTGAGAATAGCTTTAGTAGTCAGTACCTGGAAAGTACAGTTGTTGGAGTGGGTATAAACTTAAACCAGCTTTCTTTCCCCGACGATTTGCCAAATCCAACATCTTTACTACTTGAAACCGGAAGCAGGGTTGATCCCCGTAATGCATTAGCTGAAATGGTTAGCTGCATTGATGGACGGTACCAACAGCTTACTGAAGGCTACAGAGAAAACATCGATAATGACTACTTTAATGCCATTTACAGAAAAAATCAGCTTTGCAAGTATTACTCCAATGGCGAGGAGTTTTATGCTACAATAATAGGCATTCAGCCCACTGGGGAGTTAGTCCTAAGGACTGCGGAAGGTGCAATTAGGACATTTGCATTTAAGGAAGTAACCTTTATAATATAGGTTAAACTATACCGCATTAAAAGCGGCAGCAATGCCATCGGCAAGGGCATCGATTCCTTCCTTAAGCTTATTACCAACCATCATGCGCATCATCATGTTAAGCTCTGCCTTAACAGTGATTTTCATACGGGTATCGTATGGTGCAACCTCCTTGAACTGAATCCACATGAAAAATTCCATGGGTGATTTTTCATCACCAGTAAATTTTATAGTTTTAAACTCTTCGCGCTCAATGATTTTGATGCCAAAAGGTCCCATACCTTTGTACTTGAAACTACAGCTATCCTCAGTAGCTTGCCACTCCTCAAGTTTGTCCTTTGCCATTGGCGAAAAGTTGCGAAAATCGGAAAGCACTCTAAAAACATCCTCGGCTCTTTTACTAATTGCCACAATCTTACTCTCGTAGGTTGTCATTTCAGTAATTTTTTGGTTTGCAAAAATAGTAAACTGCCATTTAATTAGAACCAAATCAACTTTTTGTAGTTTATATTTATGTAGATTATTTTACAGGGTACAACCATAATGAGAATAATACTTCAGCCTACACACGACCCATACTTTAACATTGCTACAGAGGAATACCTCTTAAAGCATAGTAGTGACGATTATATTATTCTTTACCGTAATACCCCCTCGGTTATTGTTGGTAAACACCAGAACACTATGGCAGAACTGAACCATACCTTTATTAACAGTAGCAAAATTCCCGTAATTCGGAGGTTATCGGGAGGCGGAACCGTGTTTCACGATTTAGGTAATGTCAACTTCTGCTTCATAGTAAACGGCCGAGAGGGTAATTTGGTTGATTTTAAACGCTTTACAACGCCAATTATTGAATTCCTGAAAGAGCTTGGATTAAATGCCTACCGCGGCGAAAAGAATGATATTAGGATTGGCAACTATAAGGTTTCGGGCAATGCAGAACATGTGTATAAAAACAGGGTAATGCACCATGGAACCCTCCTGTATAGTACCAACATGCTTTGGTTAGAGCAAGCCATAAAGTCCAATGAGGATAGCTATACCGACAGGGCAATACGATCGAACCGAAGCCAAACAATAAACATAGCAGAGCTTCTTCCCTACCCTGTGGCTATTGAAACTTTTGAAATAGCCCTATCAGAATTTCTTACTAAGTACCACTCTGCCACTCCCTTACAACTGGATGACAGCGCAAAAAGAACTATTAGCACACTTGCCACCACAAAGTATACCGATTGGAACTGGAACTACGGCTACAATGCAAGCTATGACTTCAAGGTAAATATCGACTCAGATATTCTTGTTCTTAGGGTAACAAATGGAATTATTGAGAGTGTTGAAATACAACAAAGTAGCATTAGTTGGGTAAGTAATCTGGCAAAATTCCTGGAGGGGAAACGACACGATTATGCTTACCTTAAAAATGAATTAGGTAAGACTGAGCACCCTGAAAAGATTCAAGAAATAATTGAGAAACTGTTTTAGCGCTAGTGAGGTGTTTGGTTCTCGTTTTTAGGGGGCTCAAAGCCATAAGCAACCCCCTCATAGTAATGAGTAGGAACCTCTCTATAACCACCTCTACTCTCGCTTTTTGTAACCAGTACGTAGTTTGCCCCAAGAGCAGCCGCCCTTCGCTGTAATCGGATACGGGCATTTTTTTCGGCCGATTTGGCATTCTTGCTATTTTTTCCCGATACAGATTCTACTTTGCCATATATATAGAGACCATCTACGTCGGCAGGATTAGTTGTTATCACTACCGATTGGAAATTGGTCTCATCTATCATTTTAAAGGCCAAATCGTTAAACTTTTCTACCCTACCGTTTGCGTAAAGTATTTTATGGATTTGCTTCCGCGAAAGATCTTCAGGTGCAGCAGCACCTTTTTTAATGATTGTTACTTTGCTTGAACTTACAGATTTTACATTGCAAATAAGCTTTCGGTTACTTACCAGAATTATTGTGTCCAAAGCTTCCTGTGCAATGGAGAAAATTGGAAGAAAAGTTATGAAGAGTAATGCTATAAATCGCATGCCCGTAATTTTCATTTTAATGAATTAACTGCAAAGTTAATGCCATTTGATGTTATTACAAAAACAAACCAGTTAAAATGTATCAATTCCCTCGGCTAGCAAATACGAGTGCCACCGAAACTAGTACTATCTGGACTAAAAAGTGATCGGTAAGAGTAGGAGCCCAGGGTGTTAGGGCTTTATACAATAGCACTAAAAAGATACCTACAGATGATATAACTGTTAAGCCTTGATTTGAGGTGAAACCTCCTACAATGAACAACACAGCCAAAACTACAACTGCTAGTGCAACATAGAATTGGAAATCGGAAATAGCTATGCTTCTGAAATACCCGATGTTGGCCAAAATAAGATATCCGGCAAAACTTAGCCTTAACATCCAAATGGCTATCTTGTCAAGAAATTTTAAGGGTTTCATATACCAGTTTATTAATCTGTTAGTAATAACGTTTTACAAATGTATTAATAATTAACATACTAATTACCATGTAAAAAGAATTATTCAGTTCAAACTCCATATAGGAGTAACAAAACCATTTGCATATTGAACAATACTTAACCTCTCAATTTGGAAATTCTTAACTCACTCACTGAGACATATGGCAAAGGTTCTAAAATAACTTAAACGACATTTATCTCAAATTAGTATATCAACAAATGTAGTAAGAAAACCCCATAATCAATTCCTGCAAACAATTGCTATTTTTGCAGGAAAATTATTGCTATGAAAGGAGCCAAACATATTCTGATGCTAATTGTATCCATTTTTTTATGGTTATTTGTGGCCATTACGGCTTTCCTACTCTTTCTAATTGATTTTGTTGTATGGCTCTTAACCTTCTGGTGGGATAGGCGTTTAAAACTACTACACAAATACTCGTCGGTTTGGGCGATGTTTTACATTTGGATTAACCCGGGATGGAGAATCAAAGTTTCAGGGTTGGAAAAAATTGACAAAAGCAAATCCTATGTCATTGTTTGCAACCACCAAAGCGCCTTCGATATTGTGCTGCTTTACAGACTTTTTACCCATTTCAAGTGGGTGGCCAAAAAGGAGTTGGCCAAGGTTCCAGTTATTGGATGGAACCTTATTCTTAACAATAGCATACTAATTGACAGAGCTAGTGCAGTGAGCACTAAAAAGATGATTTCTAATGGGCTAAAACACCTAAAAGGAGGGAGTTCCGTACTAGTATTTCCTGAAGGTACAAGAACAAAGGATGGTCAGGTTAAGCGATTCAAGGAAGGAGCATTTCTGTTGGCTAAGCAAGCAAACTCGCCCATTCTACCTGTGGTTATTGAAGGTTCAAAGGATATTTTCCCAAAACCAGGAATTGTTAAGCTACGCCAGGACTTAACATTAAAGGTTCTTGACCCAGTTGAAGTTGAAGAGGTTTTATCAACTTCAGTACCTGATTTGACAAAGCGCCTGAACCAGTTAATTATGGAAGAGCATAAAAAGTTAGCCCCCGAAAAGTACATGAATTCCGATAACAAACAAGTTAAATGATAAAAACACAAAAAAGTTTTACTGATTATTTGACAATTAATTAAACTTTTATACCTTTGCAAGCCCAAAATATTGTCAAACAATTCATACTAAATACGATGTACGCTATTGTAGATATTGCAGGACAGCAATTTAAAGTAGAAAAAGACCAAAAGATCTACGTGAACCTGCTTGAGGGAGAGGCAGGGACAGAGGTTAAGTTCAACAAGGTGCTGCTTGTTGACAACGATGGTAAAGTAGCCGTGGGAACTCCTGAACTAAAAAACGCTTCGGTTACTGCTAAAATCCTTGGCCATGTAAAAGGCGACAAGGTTATTGTATTCAAGAAGAAACGTCGTAAAGGGTATAGGGTGAAAAATGGACACCGCCAAAACTATACTCAGATTCAGATTGCAGAAATAGTAGCATAACACGAAAATATTGATTAGTCATGGCACACAAAAAAGGAGTTGGTAGTTCCCGGAACGGACGCGAATCGCATAGCAAACGCTTAGGCGTTAAGCTTTTTGGTGGTCAGGTTGCCAAAGCTGGTAACATTATTGTACGCCAGAGAGGAACTAGGCACTATCCCGGTATGAATGTTGGCATGGGCAAGGATCACACCCTTTACGCCTTAATTGACGGTGTGGTAACTTTCCGCAAAAAAGCCGACGACAAATCGTACGTATCAGTTTTGCCAAAAGAATCGTAGTTTTTCTAAAATTTTCATAACTTTGGTCTCCTGTGCAATGCAATCAAGTATTGAACAGGAGATTTTGTTTTATTAAAAACCCAACACTATGCTTACCCTAAAGTATATCAGAGAGAATACCGAGGAAGTTATCCGTAGGTTAGCAGTAAAGCATTTTGATGGTTCTGTAATTATTGCCAAAATTATAGAACTTGACGACAAGCGTAAGGCTATTCAGCTTCAGCTTGACAATAACCTTGCTGAGCAAAACCGGATTGCAAAGGAAATTGGAAAACTATTTTCCGAGGGGAAGTCAGCTGAGGCAAACGCAGCCAAGGCAAAATCGGCTGAGCTTAAGGAACTGTCCAAAAACCTCTCGCAGGAACTTAAAGAGGTTGAGGAAGAGCAAACTAAACTTCTGCTCCAGGTGCCTAACCTGCCCCATGAATCAGTTCCGCAGGGTGTAAGCGCAAGCGACAACGTTGTGGTTCGATCTGGAGGGAGTGTACCAAAACTACACGAGGAGGCCTTGCCACACTGGGACCTGGCTTCAAAGTACAATATCATCGATTTTGAACTTGGCGTCAAAATAACCGGTAGTGGGTTCCCGGTATATAGAGGTAAGGGTGCAAAGCTCCAAAGAGCCTTGATTAACTTTTTCCTTGACTACAACACTGCAGCCGGATACGAGGAGGTAGAACCACCGCACATGGTGAACGAGGACTCTGCTTACGCAACCGGCCAGCTACCCGATAAGGATGGACAAATGTACCATGTAACCGCTGACGGATTTTACATGATACCTACTGCGGAGGTTCCAGTAACAAACATTTACCGCGATGTAATTTTACATGCAGCTATACTCCCCATTAAGCTAACCGCTTACACTCCATGCTTCCGCCGCGAGGCAGGTTCGTACGGAAAGGATGTTCGTGGTTTAAACAGGTTACACCAGTTCGATAAGGTAGAGATTGTTCAGATACAGCACCCCGACCGTTCATATGAAACCCTTGAAGAAATGGTTAACCACGTTGAGGGGTTACTTATGAAACTGGAACTCCCCTACCGAATTGTTAAGCTTTGCGGTGGCGATATGAGTTTCACTTCGGCGTTAACCTATGACTTTGAGGTTTTTTCAGCAGCCCAGCACAAGTGGCTTGAGGTTAGCTCAGTATCGAACTTTGAATCGTTTCAGGCAAATCGCATGATGCTTCGCTTTAAGGAGGAGGGCGACAAGAAAGCACAGCTGGCTCATACCCTTAACGGAAGTTCGCTTGCATTGCCCCGTATTGTGGCAGCGCTACTTGAGAACAATCAAACCCCACATGGTATTAAAATTCCCAAAGCTCTTCAACCCTACTGCGGATTTGACAAGATTGATTTGTAGAGTGTGAATTGCAATAAAATCAGTCCCCTTGAGAACTTTTTCAAGGGGATTTTTGTTTGTGGGAATAAATTAAAGACTGGAAAAGGAGAAATACATTACCCGTGAAAAAAAGTTTGGCCTATTATTTGTGTTAACTGGTTTTAAAATAAATTTGAAACAATAAATACTACCCTTTTTGACACTGAAAAATGTTTAACCAAACACTATTAGCAATGAAAGCATTCCAAAAAATCCTGGTAAGCATTATGCTTACGTTTTCATTTGTAGCGGCTTACGCACAAATGGAGGAGCTCCCCAAGAGCGACACAGCAGGTGTTACTGGTGGAGCTGTTATTGGAGCGGTTACCATTGATGGTAAAACCTATCAGCAATTTGCGCTACGTACCGATATCCCAATTGGTAAGTTCGGTTTCGGTATCGATATCCAGCTACTTTTTGACGAAAACGGACAAATCAGGAAAGATGAATGGGATGAATGGCAGGACTATATCGATAAAATTTACTACATCCGATATGGTAAAAAGGACGATCCGTTTTACATCCGTTTGGGCGGATTGGATTACACCTATTTGGGTTACGCCAACATTGTGAATGGCTACTCCAACATGATTCAGTATCCATCGCGCAGGCGTTATGGTGGCGAACTGTCGTTCTGGATTCCGGCTGAGCGTTACAAGGGAATGCCGGTTGCAGGTGGTGAGTTTTTCTTTAACGACATGAAAGAACTTTTTGTTGAATCGCCCCGCAAGTCGGCAATGCTGGTGGGTAGCCGCATTTTCTACCGCCCCCTACGCTTCCTTGAGTTAGGAATTACCGGCGTTGCAGACCTTAACGAGTACAACGCATTTGAAGATAGAGACGGCGATGGTGTACCAAACCTGATTGACCTTTACCCCAGGGATAAAAACCTGGCAACGGATATGGATAAAATATCCCTAACTGATTGGAATCACCTCCTTAACGACCCATTCTGGGGTGCAACCCGTGAGGAGGCCTACCAAAAACTTCTGAGCCTTGGTTTGGTTCCAGCTGATACAATCAGAATGGAAAACCTCTTCAACCTGAATAACCAAACCTCTAAGATGTTCGCTTACAGTTTCGATATTGGAATTCCTATTGCCCGTAAGGAAAACTTTAAGTTTGATATTTACTCCCATATAACCCAGCTACGAGGTGAAGATAGAACCTACGGGTGGGGCGTAGCTTTACCCGGTATTAGGATGATTCTTGGAACCAGCAATGTTCAGAACTTCTTAACCTTCAAGGCTGAATACCGTCGTTCTTCCAAAGAGTTCCTGTTTGGATATTTCAATAATACCTATGAGCTGGAAAGAGCACAGTTTATTGGAAGGGATAGCGTAATAACCAAGCAGCAGCAATTAATTACCATCCAGCAGGAGCTTAATGGTATTTATGCCAGCGCAGAGCTGAACATGTTTGGATATGTTGTGGGTTATGCAGGCTATCAGGATCTTATTGGTTCTGACAAAACCCATATGCGTTCACTACACGGTGAGGTTCGAATGGGTGAAACCCTCAAGAAAATGCTTCACTTTGCTGACCTAAAAGGATACTACATCCAGAACAACGTTCAAGATTTCAGGCAATGGAAAACCCCAAGTTCACTTGTAGGCTTTAATATTGGCTACAACTACAAAGGAGCCATTGTTGGAATTGACTATCGATGGACATTCCAAGACCTTGACGGAAATGGAATCATTAAGGGGAGCGCTGAAACTATCAAAACAATCAGCTTTAGAACTGCTGTAACGTTCTAAATTCTAATCAATAAAACCAAAAAAGGGAGCTGTTCAGCTCCCTTTTTTATTTCTTTGATGGAATTAAATAGGTTGATAAAACAGCCACTATCAATGTAAAGAAGAAATTAACAAGCTTAGCCGTAACCACCTTATCCATTCCAGAACTAATCCATACAATAGTAAAAACTAAGCCCAAAATTATTGCCGTTAGTGCTGCCCTCCCATGAAAGGGTTTCCAGAAAAGGGTAAGAAGTATTACTACAGAAAAGGTACAACCAATACCCGCCCACACGTAGCTTACCAGGGTAAATATCACTTTCTGGGGCGATGCATAGGCTATTGCCAAAGCTATTAAAGCAAGCAAAGCGGTAATAATTCGTGATTGGCGTAAAACAATCCTTTCGTCATTAATGCGCCTGAACGGTTTAACAATATTCTCGCTTAGCTCAGTTGATGAAAGCACAAGCAGTGAATCGGCCGTAGAAATCATTGCGGCAATGGACCCGGTAATAAGTAAGGCTGCAAGTGCCGGAGGGAATATTTTCATGATTGTAGCAGGCATCACATACTCCCTGTCAGTAAGGGCGTTGGGGCCAAAAATGGCTAAACCAATCATTCCGAGCAGCATTGCACCAATGTAGGCAACAACTGTCCAGGTAATGCCAATATTACGCGCAAGCTTAGCCTGCCTGGCGTCCTTAATGGCCATGAACCTCATGGTTAGCTGGGGCATTCCACCTAGGTAACCAAAGAACCAGCTAAAGCCACCCACAAGAAACATACCTGCGGCTGCTCCCTTTAAACCATTGAATAAAGATGCATGGGTTGGACTCGCGCTCTCCAGAGCAATGGTAATGGAGCTTGAGTATACCTCAGGATGGTTTGCCAGGTAGAAAAACCCGACAATTGGGCCAACCGCTAAGGTGAAAATCATTACTAAAGCTTGAACCACGTCGGTATATACAACGCTCTGAAATCCTCCGTAAATGGTATAAGGGATAATGATTAGTGCGGTAATAAGCATTCCCCATTGAGGCTTAATGCCAAACATGGTATCTAAGGTTTTACCGCCTCCCAGGAATTGAGCGCCTACATAAAGGAAGAAAAAGAAAACAATGGTTGAGCTACTCACCAGCCGTATCCATTTGGCAACCTCACCATGACGTGCAGCAAGATAATCGGAAAAAGTGGTAGCCGAATACTTTTCGGCTTCATCGCGCAGACGCCAAGCCAAAAGCCACCAAGCAGTGATAATACCTACAACACAGCCAATTGCAGTCCACAACTCAGCTATTCCCATTGCGTAGGCAGCACCTGGTAGTCCCAACAGCGCCCACGACGATTCGCCAGTTGCCCTTTCGGAAAGGGCAGCAACCCAACCCGGTAGGTTTCGGCCGGCAATGGAGTAATCGGCATTATTCTTAACCTTTCGTCCTTGGTAAATCCCCCACCCAATGATAAAAAGTAAGTAACCAATGGTTACAAGTGCAAGTTGAATGCTGGCTGACATAGTAAAAAGGTTTTAAAATTATCACCCTAAATTTATTAAATAGCCTAAATAAAAACCAATGCTTGCTGTTGATTTTCACCTATAAAAATAACTAACTTGTGAACTGGCAAAACAAGTGAGGTATGGAAGCATTATATTACATACACCTAGAGAATAAGGCGTTACAATGCAATTTATGTCCTCATGAGTGTAAACTCACCCCTGGTAAGAGAGGTATCTGCAAAACCCGTTATAACGATAATGGCGAAATGAGACTCCTGAACTCAGGAGTAATAGCATCGTCAGGATTGGATCCCATTGAGAAGAAGCCCCTTTTCCATTTCTACCCCGGTAGCAAAATTTACTCAATTGGTGGCTATGGCTGCAACCTAAGGTGTGCATTCTGCCAGAACTATGAAATATCGCAATATGTTCCTGACTCTAATAGCCGATTAAGAGAAAATTTGCCAGAAAATATTGTTGATAAGGCTCTGTTTTTACCACAGAACATTGGCATCGCCTACACCTACAATGAACCAACCGTGTTCTTTGAACTTATGCTTGCAACGGCACGATTGGCTAAAGGCAAAGATTTAAAAAATGTAATGGTTTCGAACGGATTTATTAATCACAAACCCCTACTTGAACTTCTTGATGTTATTGATGCATTTAATATCGATTTAAAAGCTTTTACCGATG
This window encodes:
- a CDS encoding lysophospholipid acyltransferase family protein, which gives rise to MKGAKHILMLIVSIFLWLFVAITAFLLFLIDFVVWLLTFWWDRRLKLLHKYSSVWAMFYIWINPGWRIKVSGLEKIDKSKSYVIVCNHQSAFDIVLLYRLFTHFKWVAKKELAKVPVIGWNLILNNSILIDRASAVSTKKMISNGLKHLKGGSSVLVFPEGTRTKDGQVKRFKEGAFLLAKQANSPILPVVIEGSKDIFPKPGIVKLRQDLTLKVLDPVEVEEVLSTSVPDLTKRLNQLIMEEHKKLAPEKYMNSDNKQVK
- the rplU gene encoding 50S ribosomal protein L21; the protein is MYAIVDIAGQQFKVEKDQKIYVNLLEGEAGTEVKFNKVLLVDNDGKVAVGTPELKNASVTAKILGHVKGDKVIVFKKKRRKGYRVKNGHRQNYTQIQIAEIVA
- a CDS encoding lipoate--protein ligase family protein, with amino-acid sequence MRIILQPTHDPYFNIATEEYLLKHSSDDYIILYRNTPSVIVGKHQNTMAELNHTFINSSKIPVIRRLSGGGTVFHDLGNVNFCFIVNGREGNLVDFKRFTTPIIEFLKELGLNAYRGEKNDIRIGNYKVSGNAEHVYKNRVMHHGTLLYSTNMLWLEQAIKSNEDSYTDRAIRSNRSQTINIAELLPYPVAIETFEIALSEFLTKYHSATPLQLDDSAKRTISTLATTKYTDWNWNYGYNASYDFKVNIDSDILVLRVTNGIIESVEIQQSSISWVSNLAKFLEGKRHDYAYLKNELGKTEHPEKIQEIIEKLF
- the rpmA gene encoding 50S ribosomal protein L27; translated protein: MAHKKGVGSSRNGRESHSKRLGVKLFGGQVAKAGNIIVRQRGTRHYPGMNVGMGKDHTLYALIDGVVTFRKKADDKSYVSVLPKES
- a CDS encoding biotin--[acetyl-CoA-carboxylase] ligase, coding for MSVVFQVEWHKRVSSTNDVCQQYATKGADEGIVVAAEFQEQGRGQRGNAWESQEGQNLTFSVLLRPNFLPVAEQFYLSKAISLAVSDWLVAYVTNKPVKIKWPNDIYIGDSKVCGILIENSFSSQYLESTVVGVGINLNQLSFPDDLPNPTSLLLETGSRVDPRNALAEMVSCIDGRYQQLTEGYRENIDNDYFNAIYRKNQLCKYYSNGEEFYATIIGIQPTGELVLRTAEGAIRTFAFKEVTFII
- a CDS encoding polyketide cyclase yields the protein MTTYESKIVAISKRAEDVFRVLSDFRNFSPMAKDKLEEWQATEDSCSFKYKGMGPFGIKIIEREEFKTIKFTGDEKSPMEFFMWIQFKEVAPYDTRMKITVKAELNMMMRMMVGNKLKEGIDALADGIAAAFNAV
- a CDS encoding fatty acid desaturase, with the protein product MQNWVEVISRYNYPDHLKSWWQVINSVLPYFALWVAMYHSLKVSYWLTLALSLIAAGFLVRIFIIFHDCGHGSFFRTERLNRLVGIPLGLMVFTPYHRWHRDHFIHHSTIGNLDKRGIGDVETLTVKEYLELTKWGKLKYRIYRHPLFLFAIAPILLFLIQYRIPKSYMNFKQQMYIHLSNIAIVGTIVLLMWWIGWREFILIQLPIIYFASIAGVWLFYVQHQFERVVWKRSHEWDYQSVALEGSSFLKLPKVLQWFSGNIGYHHIHHLSPRIPNYKLQKCHDENEMFSHIKPLSFREILRSFRLRLWDEDRKKLITFDELQVE
- a CDS encoding aminoacyl-histidine dipeptidase: MNKEIFKLEPQRVWKHFHSLTQIPRPSKSEKAVIDFVVKFGKDLGLETIIDEVGNVIIRKPATPGMEDRKGVILQGHLDMVPQKNNDKVHDFEKDPIEAYVDGEWVTANGTTLGADNGIGVAAAMAVLEATDLVHGPVEALFTIDEETGMTGAFGLKPGLLKGDILINMDSEDEGELYVGCAGGLDANIEFNTKLESVPQGTTAYKLAITGLKGGHSGMDINLGRGNSIKLLFRFLYNAEKEFGVRIASIDGGSLRNAIPREAFAVVVVSADKATAFEKAVKEYESIYKSEFALSEPSLSFTSEKTGNPSTVIDSQKQTKVIRAFFGCPNGVVRMSDSIPGLVETSNNLARVYTDGEKVKGQCLLRSSVDSSKDALAQKMAAIFELAGANINFTGGYPGWKPNPNSAILKVMQDVYNKKFGKVPEIKAIHAGLECGLLGGVYPNWDMISFGPTIRHPHSPDEKVNIATVQKFWDFLVETLKNIPKK